The genomic stretch TTTAAATGCGATATGGACAATACCGCAGAACGCAAAGAACATCTCGATATACTCAAAGGGTCCATCCAGACCGCAAAGGCGTTTGATGCCAATCTCATCCGCACTTTCGTTTTCTGGGACACCGGTGAAACCGAGGAGCGATGGGATGAAATTATCGCCTCCTACGATGAGCCGCGCAAAATGATAGACGGTGAAGGGATCGTCCTTGGCATGGAAAACGAATCCACCACCTCGCTCCGAACCGCTAAACTCACGGCGAAATTTATTGAGCAGATTGATGCTCCAAATATCCGCGGTATCTGGGATCCTGCGAATGAAGCACACGCAAAGGGGGGCGAAACCCCGTATCCCGATGCCTACAACCGCATGAAATCGACAATGATCCACGCACACCTCAAAGACGCGGGTCCGAACCCCGATACCGGTGAAATCGAATCCGTTCCCGTTGGCGATGGTATCATTGACTGGCAAGGGCAGCTGCAAGCCCTCATCGACGACGGCTACGAAGGGCATCTTACCCTTGAAACGCATTGGCGACCTTCACTTAAAATTGATGAAGCCATCCTCAACCGTCCAGCAGGGCACGCATTCTCTGAAGCCGGTGAGGAAGCCTCACGCATCTGTATCGAAAACTTACTGGCGATGATTGAGAACTTGAAGCAATAGGCGAAATCTAATGAGAATTAAAACAGTTCGCACAGCTCTTTACGACATCCCACCTGAAGTTGAACGCGTTGATGCCATTCAAACTTTCGTCTCTATGGAATTTCCCTTCATCGAGATTGAAGACGCAGATGGCGTTGTAGGCACCGGATTCTCTTACACTATCGGTAAGGGCGGGGAAGCGATTAAGCAGACGATGGATGCTTACCTCACGCCTATTCTCCTTGAAGAGGATGCTTCCAACATCGACAGGATTTGGAATCGGATGTGGATGGAGACACACTGGGTTGGCAGAGGTGGTATCGTCGGTTTAGGTATGGCAGCGGTAGACATCGCCCTCTGGGATCTCATGGCAAAGCGTGCAGGAGTGCCGCTCTACCAACTCCTCGGTGGGGCAAGATCCGCTGTCCCCGTTTACAATACAGATGGTGGCTGGCTACACCTTTCCGAGGAGGAACTCGTTAAGCAATCCGTGGAATTTGTAGAGCAAGGCTTCAAAGGTATCAAGATTAAGGTCGGGCGAGACAGTCTCTATGAAGATGTCGCACGCATCTTCGCTGTCAGAAAGGCAATCGGTCAGGAACCCTATCTCATGATTGATGCCAACATGAAGTGGAACGCCCGCGAAGCCATTCAACTCGCGTGTCGTGTCGAGGAAGCAGACCTTTTCTGGTTTGAGGAACCGATCGAGGCAGACGATGTGGCCAGTCATGTGACACTCCGCGAGAAAACCACTATCCCGATCGCTGTTGGTGAGACGATTTATAATAAATACGTCTTTAAGGAATACATCGCACAAGGTGCGGCGGATATCCTACAAGCTGACGCTGTTCGCGTCGGTGGTATCTCTGAATGGATGAAAGTTGCACATATGGCGGAATGCTTCGGTCTTTCCGTCTCACCTCACTTTTTAATGGATTTGCACGTTCATCTCTCTGCTGCTGTGCCGCATTCGCTTTTTGTTGAATATATCCCTTCGCTTGACCCGGTTCTTGATGATACCTTGACACTCAGGAACGGACATTTTTCACCGCCTGATCGTCCGGGACACGGCATTCTGTTCAATAAAGAGAAACTCGCACCTTATCAAATATTTTAATGTTACCTTGCGGATTTTTAATGTTACCTTGCGGAGTAATGGAGTGAGTTTCCTATTTAACGTGCTTTTCTCCTATCCGCCCTCCACTCCGTTACGGGCTTACGGTTTGGCTTTACCTTTAATTCTGCGCCCGAAGATAGCAGCCTGCAACACCGGCGCAGGCAGATATGAGTAGAACCCGTTGAGAAACCGATCACCTAATTTAACGCTTTGCGAATAATTAAAATATGATTAGAATTTATCAATTCTTAGCCGAAGACAGTAGCCTGCAACACCGGCGCAGGCGGATATAAGTAGAACCCGTTGAAAAACCAATCACCTAATTTAACGCTTTGCGAATAATTAAAAATATGAAACTTGAAAACCGTATCGCTATTATTACAGGCGGCGGGCGCGGGATCGGTCGTTCGACTGCCTTGGCGTTTGCCAAAGAAGGCGCAGACATTGTGCTCGCTGCACGGACAGATACTGAGATAACCGCTGTCGCCGAAGAGGTGACGCAGCTCGGCAGACAGGCACTCGCCATCAAAACCGATATCCAACTGAAAACGGATGTTGATGCCATGGTTGCCCAAACGCTTGACACCTTCGGTAAGGTGGACATCCTTGTCAATAACGCAGGTATCGCAATCCACAACCCAATTCCGAAGATCCGAGAAGAAGATTGGGACCTGACAATGGCAGTCAATCTCAAGGGCGTGTTCCTCGGCACACAAGCCGTTTTCAGCCACATGTGTGAGCAGAAATACGGACACATTGTCAATGTCTCCTCGGTCTCCGGTAAATTTGGACACGTCAACGGCGGTGCGTATTGCGCCTCTAAATTCGCTGTTGTCGGTTTCACCGAGACAACGAACAACGAAGGGAGGTCACACGGTGTAAAAGCATCGGTTGTCTGTCCGGGTCCTGTGGATACCAAGATGCGCCGCGATAACCATCCGGACGATGTGATTGAGCATCTTACACTTCCAGAAGATGTCGCGGATCTCATCCTATTTCTGGTGACACAGCCCCCTCGCGCGCACACGCTTGAAACCGTCATCCGAACGCCCTTGATGTGAATTTTTGAGTTTTTGCCTCCCGCTCAAATCCGGTGCGGTTAGGTGAAAGACCCTACCCGGATTATGGACAGAAATGCTTATTGACTCGCACGCACACATCCAACTCTCCCAATTTAATCGTGATCGTGACGCAGTGCTAAAACGCGCTCATGAAGCCTCAGTCTCCCATATTCTTGTCATAGGGTTTGACATGGAAACCAGCCTCGGTGCTGTGGAGTTGGCGGAGCAACACACGCGTATCTATGCCACCGTTGGGATGCATCCGCATGACGCAAAGGATCTGACCCCCGATGCCCTAAAGACTTTTCACGAACTCGCCGCACATCCGAAGGTAATCGCACTCGGCGAAATGGGATTAGACTATTACCGCAACCTATCGCCGCGTCCCGTGCAAAAAGAGGCGTTTGAAAAACAGTTAGACCTTGCCGAAGAATTACAGATGCCGATTGTCATCCACAATCGCGATGCCTATATGGACATCCTCCCTATTTTAGAAGCACGCCAGGGAAGAATCCGAGGCGTGTTGCACTGCTTTACCGGCGATGTCGAATTAATGCACAGAAGTCTCGCTATCGGTTTTCACATCGGTATCGGAGGGATTGTAACGTATCCGAATGCCAAAGATGTCCAAGCAGTCGCACAAGAAGTGCCATCAGATAAACTGCTCATAGAAACCGATTGCCCGTGGCTGACCCCGCAATTTCGACGCGGAAAGCGGAACGAACCTGCTTATGTCCATGCCGTAGCAGAAAAGATTGCAGAGTTTCGCGGCACCTCTATAGAAACAATCGGCGAAACAACGACAAAGAATTTCCAAAAACTCTTTAGATGTTAGCGCGAAACTATAGTTTTCGCTTCTGGGAAAATTACCATGAAACGAAATAACTGGTTATTGATTGCAAAGCACAAATTACGCAAACAGATTCCTACCCTTTGCGTATTCCTTTGTTGTCTTCCACTGACGACGCTTCTCGGTTGTGGTGCCATAAGTGCGGTAAAGGCTCCCTTTGAAATGGCAGGATTCATGAAGGGTATGGTGACACAACTTAAGGAGCGGGAGGCGTTCTTGATAGAATCTGCGGAAAAACCTTTAACGGAAAGCCAGGGAGAACTCTTAACGCAACTTCTTGAAGAAAAGGCTGGTTTGGATACGGTTTTGTCGAGTCAACCGTATTTGACTTATCTGGAAGAGCAGATCGGCGCGGCTCATAAAGATTATCCGACCTATCTTGCCGCTGTTCCCACCACCGAACAGAAATTGACCCTCCTATTTACGTTTAAAGAGATTCTGCCGCCAGAGGCAACAGATGAGCAAATCCAAATCTCTATGAACTTCTATTTCCAATTCTGTGAACTGATCGTGAACGAACCGGACGTTGCCTACGAATCAGAGGAGATCGAGACATTCATAAAGATACACCTGATTGATCCGTTAATGGATACGTATCCATCAAAAATGTCTACTTCCGATGCGCTTAAAGTAATGAAGATGGGTGCGGTGCCGACTGGCATGGCTGCATTGGATACAGAAGTACTTCGTAAAGTCTGGGTTAAGCATCTGGAAGTTTACGGTTCTCGGGAAGGGTTGCTACGCTGTGCTATCTCGACTCCGGACGAATTTGCCCTCATCCGATCGTTTTTTGAGGAGGCCGCCGCCCTTGAAACATGGATTCGGCTTCCACCCAAACAGGAGTGATTCCTGACCTATGAAGCGTCTAAATCTCCGCATGTACGCGATGGTGCTTGCCCTCGTCTGTGTTTGG from Candidatus Poribacteria bacterium encodes the following:
- a CDS encoding sugar phosphate isomerase/epimerase; protein product: MFKLGVINDEVSQDFATVVNFVKEFNLHSIEIRSVWDKLPHELTDTDIDEMKRLLDGTDIEIIGVASPFFKCDMDNTAERKEHLDILKGSIQTAKAFDANLIRTFVFWDTGETEERWDEIIASYDEPRKMIDGEGIVLGMENESTTSLRTAKLTAKFIEQIDAPNIRGIWDPANEAHAKGGETPYPDAYNRMKSTMIHAHLKDAGPNPDTGEIESVPVGDGIIDWQGQLQALIDDGYEGHLTLETHWRPSLKIDEAILNRPAGHAFSEAGEEASRICIENLLAMIENLKQ
- a CDS encoding mandelate racemase/muconate lactonizing enzyme family protein, which produces MRIKTVRTALYDIPPEVERVDAIQTFVSMEFPFIEIEDADGVVGTGFSYTIGKGGEAIKQTMDAYLTPILLEEDASNIDRIWNRMWMETHWVGRGGIVGLGMAAVDIALWDLMAKRAGVPLYQLLGGARSAVPVYNTDGGWLHLSEEELVKQSVEFVEQGFKGIKIKVGRDSLYEDVARIFAVRKAIGQEPYLMIDANMKWNAREAIQLACRVEEADLFWFEEPIEADDVASHVTLREKTTIPIAVGETIYNKYVFKEYIAQGAADILQADAVRVGGISEWMKVAHMAECFGLSVSPHFLMDLHVHLSAAVPHSLFVEYIPSLDPVLDDTLTLRNGHFSPPDRPGHGILFNKEKLAPYQIF
- a CDS encoding SDR family oxidoreductase, yielding MKLENRIAIITGGGRGIGRSTALAFAKEGADIVLAARTDTEITAVAEEVTQLGRQALAIKTDIQLKTDVDAMVAQTLDTFGKVDILVNNAGIAIHNPIPKIREEDWDLTMAVNLKGVFLGTQAVFSHMCEQKYGHIVNVSSVSGKFGHVNGGAYCASKFAVVGFTETTNNEGRSHGVKASVVCPGPVDTKMRRDNHPDDVIEHLTLPEDVADLILFLVTQPPRAHTLETVIRTPLM
- a CDS encoding TatD family hydrolase gives rise to the protein MLIDSHAHIQLSQFNRDRDAVLKRAHEASVSHILVIGFDMETSLGAVELAEQHTRIYATVGMHPHDAKDLTPDALKTFHELAAHPKVIALGEMGLDYYRNLSPRPVQKEAFEKQLDLAEELQMPIVIHNRDAYMDILPILEARQGRIRGVLHCFTGDVELMHRSLAIGFHIGIGGIVTYPNAKDVQAVAQEVPSDKLLIETDCPWLTPQFRRGKRNEPAYVHAVAEKIAEFRGTSIETIGETTTKNFQKLFRC